Proteins from one Bacteroidota bacterium genomic window:
- the clpP gene encoding ATP-dependent Clp endopeptidase proteolytic subunit ClpP encodes MVTTNSLQTKPYELFNQLVPMVVEQTSRGERAYDIFSRLLKERIVFIGTAIDDYVASLAIAQMLHLEAEDPDKDISVYINSPGGSVTAGLAIYDTMQIIRPQVATICVGMAASMGAILLLAGEKGKRQALPNARIMIHQPWGGVQGTASDISIQAEEILKTKKRLNEIIAQHTGKTIADVEKDTDRDNYMSSLQAQEYGLIDKVLTKRTADSKKEK; translated from the coding sequence ATGGTAACCACAAACAGCTTACAGACAAAACCGTACGAACTGTTCAATCAACTTGTTCCGATGGTTGTTGAACAGACGAGTCGCGGCGAACGCGCTTATGATATTTTCTCGCGTCTATTAAAAGAACGGATCGTCTTCATTGGGACTGCCATCGACGATTACGTTGCATCACTGGCGATAGCACAAATGCTTCATCTTGAAGCGGAAGATCCGGATAAAGATATTTCCGTGTATATCAATTCGCCCGGCGGTTCAGTGACGGCAGGTTTAGCAATCTACGATACCATGCAGATCATTCGTCCGCAAGTTGCAACGATCTGTGTTGGAATGGCAGCAAGCATGGGTGCAATTCTTCTTCTTGCCGGTGAAAAAGGAAAACGACAAGCACTGCCAAATGCACGCATCATGATCCATCAACCGTGGGGCGGTGTTCAAGGAACAGCATCCGACATTAGCATTCAGGCAGAAGAAATTTTAAAGACAAAGAAACGTCTTAACGAAATCATCGCTCAGCATACAGGTAAAACGATTGCTGATGTTGAAAAAGATACTGATCGCGATAATTATATGTCTTCTCTACAGGCTCAAGAGTACGGACTCATTGATAAAGTGTTAACAAAAAGAACCGCTGACAGCAAAAAAGAAAAGTAA